The following are from one region of the Gossypium hirsutum isolate 1008001.06 chromosome D03, Gossypium_hirsutum_v2.1, whole genome shotgun sequence genome:
- the LOC107950377 gene encoding probable inactive receptor kinase At5g10020, with the protein MNLSFSFAFSFYLLLLPLFLGLASASRFDPLELRSLLEFKKGIRHDPFNKVLSVWDPDTRPDPTSWTGVTRDPNSGFIVSISLDRLGLVGDLKFHTLTPLRNLQNLSLSGNNFTGRIAPALGSITSLQHLDLSDNQFIGPIPGRIADLYGLNYLNLSVNKFDGGLPSGFRNLQQLRVLDLHNNALRGDIGELLSELRNVEHIDLSYNEFYGGLSVPVENVSSLANTIRHVNLSHNQLNGGFLKEEAIGLFKNLQLLDLGDNSISGLLPSFGSLPGLRVLKLGKNQLFGPVPVELVEGFVPLEELDLSHNGFTGSIRVINSTTLKVLKLSSNQLSGDLPSSLRSCEMVDLSNNMISGDVSVMSNWEASLVDLDLSSNKLSGSLSNLPHFEDLNTFNLRNNSLVGALPSLLDTSPILSVVELSLNQLSGHIPGSFFTSTTLKSLNLSGNHLTGPIPLQGSRVSELLVMSTYPQMESLDLSNNSLTGGLPSEIGNIARLKLLNLAGNELSGQLPSELSKLSDLEYLDLSRNNFKGKIPDKLSNSLSAFNVSNNDLSGPIPENLRGFPRSAFSPGNSLLIFPKGMPPTGSSQDHTLDHVRHHSSKGSIRVAIIVASVVAAVMIVFVFLAFHRAQLKEFHGRCGFSDTTTGGNAKSGGLARPSRFKFHSTAQAPQTSLSFSNDHLLTSNSRSVSGQQEFAAEIVEHGAAERVTTSSASVNPNLLDNEPVSSGRKSSPGSPLASSPHAIETFEQPVTLDVYSPDRLAGELFFLDTSLSFTIEELSRAPAEVLGRGSHGTLYKATLRNGHMLTVKWLRVGLVKHKKEFAKEVKKIGSVRHSNFVPVRAYYWGPREQERLLLSDYIQCDNLALHLYETTPRRYHPLSFSQRLKVAVEVAKCLLHLHDRGLPHGNLKPTNILLANPDYHACLTDYCLHRLMTPTGIAEQILNLGALGYRAPELASTSKPVPSFKADVYALGVILMELLTRRSAGDIISGQSGAVDLTDWVQLCDQEGRGMDCIDRDIASGEEHTKAMDDMLAISLRCILPVNERPNIRQVYEDLCSISL; encoded by the exons AtgaatctctctttttctttcgcTTTCTCTTTTTATCTACTTCTGTTGCCCTTGTTTTTGGGGTTGGCTTCTGCATCTAGGTTCGACCCGTTGGAGCTCCGATCTTTGCTTGAGTTCAAGAAAGGAATCCGACACGATCCTTTCAATAAGGTGCTTTCGGTATGGGATCCGGATACCCGACCCGATCCTACTTCTTGGACCGGTGTTACCCGCGACCCCAACTCCGGCTTCATCGTTTCCATCAGCTTAGATCGTCTTGGCCTCGTCGGCGACCTCAAGTTCCACACTCTCACTCCTCTTAGGAACCTCCAAAACCTCTCATTGTCAGGCAACAATTTCACGGGTCGGATTGCACCCGCATTGGGATCAATAACCTCGCTGCAACATTTGGATCTATCTGATAACCAGTTCATCGGCCCTATCCCGGGTCGGATCGCTGACCTTTATGGGTTAAACTATTTGAATTTATCGGTCAACAAGTTCGATGGTGGGTTACCGAGCGGGTTCCGAAATTTACAGCAATTAAGGGTGTTAGATTTACACAACAATGCGCTTCGAGGCGATATAGGCGAGTTACTCAGTGAGTTAAGGAACGTTGAACACATTGATTTGAGTTATAACGAGTTTTACGGAGGCTTGTCTGTACCCGTTGAGAATGTGTCCAGTTTAGCTAATACAATCCGTCATGTGAACTTGAGTCATAACCAGTTGAATGGTGGGTTTTTGAAAGAGGAAGCAATTGGGTTGTTTAAGAATCTGCAGCTTTTGGATTTGGGTGATAACTCCATTTCTGGGCTGCTGCCAAGCTTCGGGTCATTGCCGGGTTTGCGGGTTCTGAAATTGGGTAAAAATCAACTCTTTGGACCTGTGCCAGTGGAGTTGGTAGAGGGTTTTGTCCCGTTGGAAGAGTTGGATCTCAGTCACAATGGATTTACGG gTTCAATTCGTGTAATTAATTCTACAACTTTGAAGGTTCTCAAGCTTTCTTCTAATCAGTTGTCTGGTGATTTGCCTTCTTCTCTAAGAAGCTGTGAAATGGTCGATTTGAGTAACAACATGATCTCTGGTGATGTATCTGTTATGTCGAATTGGGAAGCCTCTTTGGTGGATCTTGATTTGAGTTCAAACAAGTTGTCAGGAAGCCTGTCAAACTTGCCTCACTTCGAGGATTTGAACACATTTAATCTTAGGAATAATTCCCTTGTTGGTGCTTTGCCTTCTCTACTGGATACCTCTCCAATATTGTCTGTTGTTGAACTCAGTTTGAATCAACTCAGTGGACATATTCCTGGCAGTTTCTTTACCTCTACAACATTGAAAAGCCTGAATCTTTCAGGAAATCATTTAACTGGACCAATTCCACTTCAAGGCTCTCGTGTTAGTGAATTACTTGTTATGTCAACTTATCCCCAAATGGAGTCACTTGATCTGTCCAATAATTCCTTGACAGGTGGTTTGCCTTCTGAGATTGGTAACATAGCTAGGCTCAAACTACTGAATCTTGCAGGCAACGAATTATCAGGTCAGCTGCCTAGTGAATTAAGCAAACTTAGTGATTTGGAATACCTTGATTTATCAAGAAACAACTTCAAGGGTAAAATCCCTGATAAGCTTTCAAATAGCCTCAGTGCATTTAATGTGTCCAATAATGATCTGTCGGGTCCTATTCCAGAAAATTTGAGAGGCTTCCCTAGGTCTGCGTTTTCTCCAGGAAACTCATTACTTATTTTCCCCAAGGGCATGCCACCGACAGGCTCGAGTCAGGATCATACCCTTGATCATGTGAGACATCACAGTTCAAAGGGTAGTATTAGAGTAGCAATTATTGTTGCCTCAGTTGTAGCAGCTGTAATGattgtttttgtatttttggcaTTTCACCGAGCCCAACTTAAAGAATTTCATGGAAGATGTGGATTTAGTGACACAACTACTGGAGGCAATGCAAAGTCAGGTGGGCTTGCACGACCCTCCCGTTTCAAGTTTCACTCAACTGCTCAGGCGCCACAAACTTCATTAAGTTTTTCAAATGATCACTTGCTTACTTCAAATTCTAGGTCAGTTTCTGGACAGCAAGAATTTGCTGCTGAAATTGTTGAGCATGGTGCAGCCGAGAGAGTGACAACCTCTTCAGCATCTGTGAATCCTAATCTACTAGATAATGAGCCAGTATCATCTGGGAGGAAATCCTCCCCAGGCTCTCCATTAGCATCATCACCACATGCTATAGAAACATTTGAACAGCCTGTGACATTGGATGTTTACTCACCGGATCGTTTGGCTGGAGAATTATTCTTTCTTGATACTTCATTATCATTCACTATTGAAGAGTTATCTCGAGCTCCAGCAGAAGTTCTTGGAAGAGGCAGCCATGGAACTCTTTATAAAGCTACTCTGCGTAATGGACATATGTTGACTGTGAAGTGGTTGCGTGTAGGATTGGTTAAACATAAGAAAGAATTTGCTAAGGAAGTTAAAAAGATAGGGTCCGTGAGGCATTCTAACTTTGTTCCAGTCCGAGCATACTATTGGGGACCAAGGGAACAAGAAAGGCTTCTTCTATCAGATTATATCCAGTGTGATAACTTGGCTTTGCATCTCTATG AGACTACTCCTCGGAGGTACCACCCATTATCTTTCAGCCAAAGACTGAAAGTAGCTGTGGAAGTTGCCAAGTGTCTGTTACACCTTCATGATAGAGGGCTGCCACATGGAAACCTGAAACCGACAAATATACTCCTCGCTAACCCTGATTACCATGCTTGCCTCACCGATTATTGTCTGCACCGGCTGATGACGCCAACTGGAATCGCTGAGCAGATCTTGAATCTGGGAGCCCTTGGATATCGTGCTCCCGAACTTGCTTCCACATCCAAACCAGTCCCATCTTTTAAAGCTGATGTGTATGCATTAGGAGTGATCCTGATGGAATTATTAACAAGAAGAAGTGCAGGTGACATAATATCGGGTCAATCAGGAGCGGTGGATCTGACGGATTGGGTTCAGTTATGCGATCAAGAAGGACGGGGGATGGATTGTATTGACAGAGACATAGCTAGCGGGGAAGAACACACAAAAGCAATGGATGATATGCTTGCCATATCACTGAGGTGTATTCTTCCGGTAAATGAGAGACCTAACATCAGACAAGTATATGAAGATCTCTGTTCGATATCCCTTTGA